From the Zonotrichia leucophrys gambelii isolate GWCS_2022_RI chromosome 10, RI_Zleu_2.0, whole genome shotgun sequence genome, one window contains:
- the RFX7 gene encoding DNA-binding protein RFX7 codes for MAEEQQPEGGQPPRRLAGTPAPGGALPALVPGLQGGEASALQHKIRSSICKTVQSKVDCILQEVEKFTDLEKLYLYLQLPSGPNNGDKSDQLSMSSSRAQQMHAFSWIRNTLEEHPETSLPKQEVYDEYKSYCDNLGYHPLSAADFGKIMKNVFPNMKARRLGTRGKSKYCYSGLRKKAFVHMPTLPNLDFHKTGDGLDGAEPSGQLQSADEEVVSAACRLVCEWAQKVLSQPFDTVLELARFLVKSHYIGTKSMAALTVMAGAPAGIKGIPQPSAFIPTAESNSFQPQVKTLPSPVDAKQQLQRKIQKKQQEQKLQSPLPGESPVKKTEGAATNGVTSISNGSPAILSPPPIGIVVAAVPSPIPVPRTRQLVTSPSPMGSSDSKVLPLNVQVVTQHMQSVKQPPKTPQNVPASPVGDRSARHRYPQILPKPANTSALTIRSPTTVLFTSSPIKTVVPAPHVNSLNVVKMTAISLAPSSSSVPVKQTPSVSTSAGAVEEGRTGPQIKNGSVVSLQSPGSKPSTAAAAPAVKIKTEPEALLDENSAQGQESSDVSKSIKATPDLPPAQLINFEVAALKVSTDDVMELKPGKGCDQEAEEAGTKYKTQSDEITPVSSAGNNQSTLKLTVASQNLSSTSINSPPTGESMIKDKTCTKSPRKRQPSTLQDSQLPPVKKPLVEQFATGNAVEGQKANNVKKALKVGSIANSDNTATLAQVPIKVPVTVPVPPTAAANLATDLSLSTNLNTCDPALEQQLASASSPDIKVKLEGNLFIIENDSKSDGSFNPNTWHHITKTSDFASVNCDQQQDISVMSIAGHSGSSDLQESAWEPVHCEGMQQDVYSQQLQSQIQDSLDQIQAQSSNQLPLQSELKEFEHTVPQSNENFFSFDDDLTQDSIVEELVLMEEQMSMNNSHPYSGCLGMALQSQAAAQGAPVSSHPSSTHFYHSIHNNSTPIHTPTPTPTPTPTPTPTPTPTSEMIAGSQNMSRESPCSRLAQTTPVDSALGSSRHTPIGTPHSNCSSSVPPSPVECRNPFAFTPISSSMAYHDASIISSSPVKPMQRPMATHPDKTKLEWMNNGYSGVGNSSVANHGILTSYQELVEDRFRKPHAFAVPGQSYQSQPRHHDPHFGRVTPVSPVQHQAAPVSSTTKQEGFAVPAPLDNKGTGSSLNNSLRCRSVSPAVHRQRNLSGSTVYPVSNIPRSNVTPFGSPVTPEVHNVFANVHADTSANNIAQRSQSVPLTVMMQTAFPSLQKQTNTKKITSVLLNKLDSDSDDAVRGLGMNNMPSNYTARMNLTQILETSSAFPSANPQSMINSSTSVYEFQTPNYLTKNSSTDQISFSSGDNQAQSDIGEQQLDFSSTVKDLLGEDSLPTNQQLVNQVASDLNNVASVFPSDIRLSSELSGSINDLNTLDTNLLFDPGRQQGQDDDATLEELKNDPLFQQICNESINSMTASGFEWMESKDHPAVEMLG; via the exons GAGCTATTGTGACAATCTTGGCTACCACCCATTAAGTGCTGCTGACTTTGGGAAGATCATGAAAAATGTCTTTCCAAATATGAAGGCCCGTCGTCTAGGCACAAGAGGCAAATCAAA ATATTGCTACAGTGGACTGAGGAAGAAGGCTTTTGTGCATATGCCAACACTGCCCAACCTTGACTTTCATAAAACTGGAGATGGG TTGGATGGAGCAGAGCCGTCGGGGCAGCTGCAGAGTGCCGATGAGGAGGTGGTGTCTGCAGCCTGCCGCCTCGTTTGTGAGTGGGCCCAGAAGGTGCTGAGCCAGCCCTTTGATACCGTGCTGGAACTGGCTCGTTTCCTTGTCAAAAGTCACTATATTGGTACCAAGTCCATGGCAGCTTTAACAGTAATGGCAGGGGCACCAGCAG gaaTAAAAGGGATCCCCCAGCCCTCAGCTTTTATACCTACTGCTGAAAGTAATTCTTTTCAACCCCAAGTGAAAACTCTGCCATCTCCTGTTGATGctaagcagcagctgcagcgtAAGAtccagaagaagcagcaggaacagaaacTGCAGTCTCCTTTGCCAGGAGAGTCTCcagtaaagaaaacagaaggcGCTGCCACCAACGGTGTGACCAGTATATCTAACGGGAGTCCTGCCATCCTGTCCCCGCCACCTATTGGCATTGTtgtggctgctgtccccagccccataCCG GTGCCAAGAACCAGGCAGTTGGTGACTTCTCCAAGTCCTATGGGATCGTCGGACAGCAAGGTCCTGCCGCTCAACGTTCAGGTGGTCACTCAGCACATGCAATCAGTCAAGCAGCCACCAAAGACTCCCCAGAACGTTCCCGCTAGCCCCGTTGGTGACCGCTCTGCCCGGCATCGCTACCCGCAGATCTTGCCCAAGCCAGCAAACACCAGTGCTCTCACCATCCGCTCTCCCACCACGGTGCTATTTACCAGTAGCCCAATCAAGACTGTTGTGCCAGCTCCACACGTGAATTCCTTAAACGTGGTAAAAATGACAGCAATATCTCTCGCcccgagcagcagcagtgtgcccGTCAAACAGACGCCTTCGGTTAGCACTAGTGCAGGAGCAGTGGAAGAAGGGAGGACTGGTCCACAGATTAAAAATGGATCTGTTGTTTCACTTCAGTCTCCAGGATCCAAGCctagcactgctgcagctgcacctgcGGTCAAGATCAAAACAGAACCAGAAGCATTGCTGGATGAGAACTCTGCACAGGGCCAAGAGAGTTCTGACGTGTCTAAATCCATAAAGGCAACCCCTGACCTGCCTCCTGCACAGCTAATTAATTTTGAGGTTGCAGCCTTGAAGGTTTCAACGGATGATGTCATGGAGCTAAAACCAGGTAAGGGCTGTGATCAGGAAGCTGAAGAAGCAGGGACCAAATACAAGACACAGTCTGATGAAATCACACCAGTTTCTTCAGCAGGCAATAATCAAAGTACTCTTAAGCTCACAGTTGCCAGTCAAAACTTGTCCAGCACCAGCATCAATTCACCTCCTACTGGTGAGTCTATGATTAAAGACAAAACATGCACTAAAAGTCCGAGAAAGAGACAACCTTCCACACTTCAGGATTCCCAGTTACCACCTGTAAAGAAACCACTAGTGGAGCAGTTTGCAACTGGCAATGCCGTGGAGGGTCAAAAAGCGAACAATGTTAAGAAGGCTCTGAAGGTTGGATCAATAGCTAACAGTGACAACACAGCAACGCTTGCTCAAGTTCCCATCAAGGTACCCGTGACAGTACCTGTACCTCCTACAGCTGCTGCAAACTTAGCAACAGACCTTTCTTTGAGCACCAATTTAAATACCTGTGATCCTGCTTTAGAACAGCAGCTTGCATCAGCATCATCTCCAGATATAAAAGTAAAATTGGAAGGAAACTTGTTTATCATAGAAAATGATTCAAAATCTGATGGCAGCTTTAACCCAAATACATGGCACCATATCACCAAAACCTCTGATTTTGCATCTGTGAATTGTGATCAGCAGCAAGATATCAGTGTTATGAGTATTGCTGGGCACTCTGGCTCTAGTGACTTGCAGGAGTCGGCGTGGGAGCCGGTGCACTGCGAAGGTATGCAGCAGGATGTGTACAGCCAGCAGTTACAGAGCCAGATCCAGGACTCCTTGGATCAAATACAAGCACAGTCTTCAAATCAGTTACCTCTGCAGTCTGAGCTGAAAGAGTTTGAGCATACAGTCCCTCAGTCAAATGAAAACTTCTTTTCGTTTGATGACGACCTTACCCAGGACAGCATTGTGGAGGAGCTGGTGCTCATGGAGGAGCAAATGTCCATGAATAATTCCCATCCTTACAGTGGTTGTCTAGGAATGGCGCTTCAGAGTCAGGCTGCAGCTCAAGGAGCTCCCGTATCATCTCATCCAAGCAGCACGCACTTTTACCATTCGATCCATAACAACAGCACTCCAATTCACACTCCcacccccactcccaccccaacTCCCACTCCCACCCCGACTCCAACACCCACCTCTGAAATGATTGCTGGATCTCAGAACATGTCTCGAGAGAGCCCTTGTTCAAGGCTGGCTCAGACGACGCCCGTAGACAGTGCCCTCGGCAGCAGCCGGCACACGCCCATTGGCACACCCCATtccaactgcagcagcagcgtCCCTCCGAGTCCTGTGGAATGCCGAAACCCGTTTGCATTTACTCCCATCAGCTCTAGCATGGCTTACCACGATGCCAGCATCATATCAAGTAGCCCTGTGAAGCCAATGCAGCGGCCTATGGCTACCCATCCTGACAAAACCAAGCTGGAGTGGATGAACAACGGCTACAGTGGGGTTGGTAATTCCTCGGTTGCCAACCATGGCATCCTCACAAGCTACCAGGAGCTGGTGGAAGATCGCTTCAGGAAACCTCACGCTTTTGCAGTTCCTGGCCAGTCATACCAGTCTCAGCCACGCCACCACGACCCTCACTTCGGTCGCGTGACTCCTGTTTCACctgtgcagcaccaggcagCCCCTGTCAGTAGCACTACCAAGCAGGAGGGctttgctgttcctgctcctttgGACAACAAAGGAACTGGTTCATCTCTCAACAACAGTCTGAGATGCCGGAGCGTGAGCCCCGCTGTCCATCGCCAGCGTAATCTCAGTGGAAGCACTGTTTACCCTGTGTCAAATATACCACGTTCTAATGTGACGCCTTTTGGAAGTCCGGTGACTCCCGAAGTTCACAATGTATTTGCTAATGTCCATGCAGACACCAGTGCCAATAACATAGCACAGAGAAGCCAGTCAGTCCCGTTGACTGTGATGATGCAGACGGCCTTCCCGTCTcttcagaaacaaacaaacactaaaaaaataaCCAGTGTGTTGTTAAACAAACTTGATTCTGATAGTGATGATGCAGTGAGAGGTTTGGGAATGAACAACATGCCCTCAAATTACACAGCCAGGATGAATCTCACTCAGATTTTGGAGACATCCAGTGCTTTTCCTAGTGCCAACCCACAAAGTATGATCAATTCCAGCACTTCAGTTTATGAATTCCAAACACCAAATTACCTCACAAAAAATAGCAGCACCGATCAGATCAGTTTTTCTTCTGGAGATAACCAAGCACAATCAGACATCGGAGAGCAGCAATTAGATTTTAGCAGCACTGTAAAAGACCTTTTAGGGGAGGACAGTCTGCCAACAAACCAGCAGCTGGTGAATCAGGTGGCATCAGATCTCAATAACGTTGCATCTGTCTTTCCCAGCGACATCAGGTTGTCTTCCGAGCTCTCAGGCAGCATTAACGATCTGAACACTTTAGACACAAATCTACTGTTTGATCCAGGTCGTCAGCAGGGACAAGATGATGATGCTACACTggaggaattaaaaaatgacCCCTTGTTTCAACAAATCTGCAATGAATCCATTAACTCAATGACTGCATCAGGTTTTGAGTGGATGGAGAGTAAGGATCATCCTGCTGTTGAAATGTTGGGTTAA